The Sabethes cyaneus chromosome 1, idSabCyanKW18_F2, whole genome shotgun sequence DNA segment gtaaaagattacaaaagtaatcactGGTTACTACGCGCTGATACGCcttgttggaaaccccttggaggGCTTCCTGAATTTCCAAGGGCTTTCCAACAGCTGTGAGATTACATTGaacaggggtgtgaaattgtcacaATTTTGCGGAGCAAACAGCCAAAGGATGGTGATCGACCcccccggcacgtcgccatttttctgtaactgaaactgaaacgtcaaaaacactgggcgggaaatcacttcatagaaaatcaatgcgacggccattgttgtttggggtacaatagtgaggggtccaacttaatggggtactgtcaaactctgtagagCAAGATAGCGATGTCGAGGAGGGATGGCGAcaaatttggaaccagccagcttGGATTAACGTATAAAAACAACCGAACTCGGTCactttggaatcaatcaaatgttatggttgggttagaaaataacatatgtacttactataatttttatttgcctgcattttgtttaaaactattaaaaatttatcacagagaacagattaacaggctcgaaggaagtaatcgattttttgtgtgtaaaatctgtcggtagcgccctccagaaatagtttgccacacgcataaaaaaatatccatgtattgtgcttcccgagaaaatatttcgtttttcagctttatatagttgtgcgcaaaggtaaatcatgtattattgacagtgtaagcacgtgtaagttttctatgtttatgctcttattctttgcttagataacatttgttttgttctattacgtacagacttacaaacaacacagttacaatgtcttacgttaaccgaaaatgataaaatttaaatgctgattgcgtttgtaaaaaattggtccatgtttgaacggacaaacacgaagcaagctacgctagcattcagctgatgagcgagagagaaatattgttgcttttctcatcactcttgcgttgacagtttcttacgagatttcgtgtgagtgtaaaagagatactttgactgcgagcaaccagaacagagctgcccGCAAcggttaggcgcacaacttaacctacgaaagaaaaattttagataataaacgcaaaatacctttatcaatatttcttttcgttacatagcagcgatggcagcgacatcaagatttagtttgccacttactgctcgaggggtgctctattgaaagattactcgtagattacataaaaaccttttacacactttttgtcgattacctggtagtctgttctctgtgcaatTAGGACATTGATTCAGCATGCCTTAAATGAAATattgttacatttttgcttgAAACCATTAAAATGATTTCAAACAATTAAGTatagaacactttcatgaatatattgctgattgcaaggaaaattgtaccatccaaagtgcgatatcgctcataaaagtgctattttgctttaaatcgtttcggtgtattcggcgcactttttcgttatattccaagcaataagtgtgccgtagagaccgaaacgatttaaagcaaaatagcacttttatgagcgatctCGCACTTTGCATGGTacgattttccttgcaattgacaatatctggatctaaatttttcggtcccgcacctataaacataaccatacacacctaaactaaatccggatctcaatttacttgtcctaagtacacatttcatttgcaaccaccagtgcgctagctagtaaataagatttctaacccgctgcagaaaatttaatgttcgcaatattcattttattgagatttaaataaaaaatgttttgatttgtatatccgtccagcgaaaaattgtaactgatcatcattttcctagtccggacagccaaatgtaggagtcgcatgggcttTATTAGCTTCGCGTTTATCTgccttaaggcccagacacaatgcatacggattttactacgttgcggcaatttgacagtttttccatggattttctgtcaaatatccgcaacgtagtaaaatccgtattcattgtgtttgggcctttagagtgactatattaagagtggcgacatgtcatcccaaaagcacagacaaacagacataacactcgttttccattcttcgtacgtGAAaatccaccccatcgacatctctatatcgagctgcagtgaatgtcctgggctcaaaatttgacagcggacccaaatcagactgctggcagttgagtgaaacgtagTGCTTACATGctgtctcattttcgcacacacgagatgttggcggcgaaaacatggttgcctgccgatggggtgtgaaaatcagatagatgcagacgtattggaagtcgcagaaaatgtcacctgtgaccagaaaacttattaccgtcattggttggtcgtccgcaatggcgaaaaattcaacttttccctcgttgactgtgttaatgtaattctctgttcggtaaattggagtaccgataaccgctaaccaggcacggcttgttgcaacagaccaaccggaaagcctcagcagctatgagatcaacgaaaccgttcgtgtatggtcctgaatcacaaGAAATAAGCGAACAGCAGcacgaggtgatcggttaaaattattggaaagaagcgaataatcagatcaatctaagttaaatagagtttaaatctgtgagtgaaaattcctcaaatcttcatgaacaaatgtttcgttcttaaaagaacggtttttcaacgtgctatgctggaaatttaagccttcttttccgtcttcttgggcagcaacaaaacagtttgaatgttcaaaaagacacttctcatagcacttaccttaaccacagagaacagactaccaggtagttgacaaaaagtgtgtaaaaggtttttatgtaatctacgagtaatccttcaatagagcacccctcgagcagtaagtggcaaactaaggctgtgaaccatttcgcgaaatttttaactttttggttaaaatttgacaattcgatagttttccgaaaataaccctgctcgggagcaaaagttaaaaatttcgcgaaatggttcacagcctaaatcttgatgtcactgccatcgctgctatgtaactccagcacaaagaaatattgataaaggtacatggatattttttgatgcgtttggcaaactatttctggagggcgctatacccagtgtttttgacgtttcagtttcagtcacagaaaaatggcgacgtgccggggggtcagatttttcacgtggaaaggacgtgtggattattttgggtGTACATCAATTTTTTGGTAATCTCCAATTACTATACACTTATATATTACTCCTGGCTAAAAACCCCTTGAAAATTAATGACATCGCTGATTTGCGTCAAAACCTCAAAACTCAAAAAGGCAaaacaaaagttgaaaaaattcaCTAAACAGACACGGTACGGTGCCTACACGGTCTACCTACACGAAACAGTAGAGTGTAAAACGAAATTACTGAATTACGTTCAAAGTGGCTAATATTACTGATTTTGTCAACCAGTTTCATTAAAAgcgaatttttaaatttataaacTGTGTTGTGCGTGACTATTTCGATTAAATTTAATGTTAATACTAGGTAAGAAATACAAAACCTGTAATGGATGACAGAAACGAAAATCGATATCCATGGAGGCGAATCGCCACAAGAGTCTCAGTCTATCAATTAAATTTCGCTCCCCCACGTAAGCTTATGTGTTTATATTTATTCCTTTGGTGTCTTTTTATTTAGCTCTGCGTGATGAATCGCAATGCCAATAACATCTAATACCGAGCAACCCAATCTGCCGAACGAGTTCATTCCGCAGCAACAACAAAAACGGCAAACCAATAATCAACAACAGCCAATTACATTAATTTTGCCTATCAGTGGTAAACTATTTTACGAGAAAAAGCAAGATTTTCAACTTTGCAAACCGCAACTCCTTCCTCTAAAATCTTTTAGTTTAGAGAAGCTGGAGAAAATGCAACAAGAAGCCCATCGGCAGCTACAAGAAAATCGTATTTGTAACGTTGcagaaaaactttaaaatattcGATTCGTACTAAAAGTCGTTTACCATGGCTTATTTATTAGTGTTTTCCATTTGTTTGGCATTACTGTTAGCTACAATATCACTTTATAGATATGGTTGCATCCAACGCCAGCATCCGATAGTTACCTTTTCTGTACTGACAGCATGGAGCTTTTCATTCCTTATTGTGTTTACGATCCCTCTGGACGTTACTTCGGTTTGTagaaatatgcaaaaatatttaccAAATCTCATTTGATTTTTTATCGTGTATATTCGTATTCTAGACTGTGTACCGGCAGTGCATCTTGGAACATAACACAACGACAAAGTCATCGCTTGTACAATCAAACAATGAGAGTACATGCCAACGCCCTTGGGGCATGGTAGAAGAACAGGTGTTCCCGAATCTCTGGCGCATCATTTATTGGTCTTCGCAGTTTCTGACATGGTTGATCATGCCGTTAATGCAATCCTATCTAAAAGCCGGTGATTTCACCATCAAAGGAAAACTTAAATCTGCTTTAGTTGATAACGCGATTTATTACGGATCTTATTTATTCATATGTGGAATTTTGCTAATCTATCTTGCGCTTCAGCCTGGAATCTCGTTAGACTGGCAAAAGCTTAAAGCCATAGCTTCTTCCGCGTCGAACACCTGGGGCTTATTTTTACTTGTATTACTGCTTGGTTATGCCCTTGTAGAAGTTCCACGAAGTTTATGGAACAATTCGAAACCTGGATTTACGTTGCAGTATGCTTATTTCAAACTTTCCAAATTAAGTACGGAAAAGGCTGAGGCAGAGGAACACGTAGATGATGTTTTGGAAAGTTTACTATCGGCTAATCGAGCAGTTCCATCACGTCACGAACTTCGACCGGCACTAGAAACAATACTTCGAAAAGTGCCTACTGAATTAATGGAGCGAGCCCGTCGAATCAATCGCGATGATGGTTCTCCTGTAGCTTTGCCATCGGAGAAAGCACTTATAAGACTCCATCGGCAAGTGATAAAATCTCTGCAGACATTCCAACGTACGGAAGCCTTGTGGAACGTCCAAGTCAACAAGGTCCTTCATCTGGAAGACGTCGCCAAAAATGCAGTTTCATTGGATCATCGCTTTAAGTTGGAATTTCCCAAGAATCGCACTGGACTTTCCAGAGCACTTTACAGTCCAGTACTAGAATGGTACTGGGAATGTGTAATAAAGGCCCCATTTCTCAAAGCTCTCGCGATTATAACAGGTAGGTCatgaacgttttttttttttggaaaatagaCAAACATATTCGGGTTGGCCAGAGCGAACCTgtcgtctaaaaagttcaacccagagagaaaaagtaaaacctGCGTGAAAAAACAAAGGTTTTCACAGGCGTTAGATTGGCACTAGGGCGAACGTAGGTTGGACCTAAGCAAAACAAACGCGCTTGGTTTCGCTTTGAGTTAAACTTTTCAGACAACGGGTTCGCTCTTAATCAATTTTCGATTTCAACCCCTGGTATTGTCAATTATAGTCGGATTCCGAGTTTTCAGACCCGAAGCCTGAACCCCTGAACTTGAAAATTTTAACAGTTATCGGTTTCGGGTTGCGATCTGGTTTGACGGGAAACAAATATTCGGGTTCGGACTTGGGGAAAAAATAAGTCCGGGTTTGGGTTTGACTAATGATCAGCCAATTCCACATTGTATTCGTGCAGAAGAATTTTTTGAACATAATGAACCAAGTAGCCGCTTAGTTGgtacgaggtacgatgctggtctaacaagccagtcgtcgtatgttcgaatctaggcCGCGCTGCTAGATAGTTTGTTTTCGCTGGAAGACCGAGTATATGTCGACAATCTAAAACGACCTGAA contains these protein-coding regions:
- the LOC128745616 gene encoding LMBR1 domain-containing protein 2 homolog, whose translation is MAYLLVFSICLALLLATISLYRYGCIQRQHPIVTFSVLTAWSFSFLIVFTIPLDVTSTVYRQCILEHNTTTKSSLVQSNNESTCQRPWGMVEEQVFPNLWRIIYWSSQFLTWLIMPLMQSYLKAGDFTIKGKLKSALVDNAIYYGSYLFICGILLIYLALQPGISLDWQKLKAIASSASNTWGLFLLVLLLGYALVEVPRSLWNNSKPGFTLQYAYFKLSKLSTEKAEAEEHVDDVLESLLSANRAVPSRHELRPALETILRKVPTELMERARRINRDDGSPVALPSEKALIRLHRQVIKSLQTFQRTEALWNVQVNKVLHLEDVAKNAVSLDHRFKLEFPKNRTGLSRALYSPVLEWYWECVIKAPFLKALAIITGFLSFTVVWSELTFFNREPVLSIFANVLEIAKTNYDFVTIELFSMMTLCYLCYCAYSTVFRIKFLNLYYLAAHHQTNEYSLIFSGMLLCRLTPPMCLNFLGMIHMDSHIIKERIQETHYTQIMGHMDVLGIISDGFNIYFPMVMLAFCLATWFSLGSRALNALGFQQFMLNETIATELVQEGKDLIVREKRKRQRAEDAIARRRDNILSNLGRDYGNTGNSGGINGGGNVSTSGVGNILAKYRSKNLDLATNAVGPSDDLVRHGDRLDYSTNERGTELCRSLSEEINERFGVSTNVVVGFRGYSEFGDDEDGHGTSNSGVVPRGFFDDV